The Vagococcus penaei genome includes the window AGAATTATTTGAGCAAACTAAAGCATTACCATGGGAAGATTTCTTACCAATGGATGCTGAATTTCCAGTTGCAGGTAAATCAATTAAATCAACATTGTTTAGTGTATCAGATTGTCAAGCGATTACTAAAAAAGCCATTGTTAGTCGTTTAAGTGAGTATTACTCACGTTATGGTCGGTTACCTGAAACAGGAGCGAAATTTCCTTTAGAAGTAGCGCTATTGAAAGATAAAGTCACAATTACTTTAGATACTACAGGACCAAGTTTGTTTAAGCGTGGGTACCGAACAGAAAAAGGTGGGGCACCACTGAAAGAAAACATGGCTGCAGCTATTATTGAAGTAACGAATTGGCGAAAAGATCGTCCATTTTATGATCCCGTATGTGGATCAGGAACATTCTGTATTGAAGCAGCTTTAATTGGTCACAACATTGCTCCTGGATCTAATCGTGAGTTTTTAATGGAGACATGGCCGTGGTTTGATAAACAAGTAGCAGCAGAGGTTCGTGCAGATGCCGAGTCAAAAGCGGATTATGATATTAAATTAGATATTATGGGGACAGATATTGATGGTCGAATGATTGAGATTGCAAAAGCTAATGCTGCTGAAATCGGCTTAGGTGATTCGATTGTCTTTAAACAAATGAAATTATCTGATTTCACAACAACGAAAGAGTGTGGTGTGATTGTTGCGAATCCGCCTTATGGTGAACGTTTAGGAGATGAAGAAAGTGTCCAACGTCTGTATAAAGAAACGGGACAAATCTATCGTCCTCTTAAAACATGGAGTAAATATATTTTAACGAGTGATTTATCATTTGAAACGCATTATGGCGCTAGAGCGACTAAAAAGCGTAAATTATATAATGGCGCCTTGCGCACAGATTTATTTCAATATTGGGGTACACGCCCACCGAGAAAGGAACGTGCTGTAAATGACACAAACAATGGAAACTAAATTTTTAGCACATTTAAGAGAGATTGCTTTATTACAAGAAGCAGTTGGTTTAGCTGAGTGGGATTCACAAACTGGCATGCCAGAAGATGCTGCAGATTATCGTGCAGATATGAGCAGTTATTTATCTGGGTTAGCATTTGATAAGTTAACCAATCAAGAAATGGCTAATTATATGGCGTATTTTACAGAACATCCGGATGAATTATCTGAGTTTGGGCAGGCAGTTTTTGCCAAAGCCAAAGAAAATTATGAACTTGATGCCAATATTCCTGCTGATAGAAATCAAGCTTTTTCTCGTTTAACGTCGATTGCGCATAGCAAATGGGTAGAAGCGCGTAAGCAAAAAAATTATGGTATTTTTAAAGATACACTGGAAGAAATCATTGCGTTCCAAAAAGAATTTATTCCTTTATGGCGCAAAGATGAAGCAACACCGTATGATGTTTTACTTAATCAATACGAGCCAGGTATGACCACGGCAATTTTAGATAAAGTATTTGAGCAAGTAAAACTTGGCATCATGGCTATTCGCCAAGAAA containing:
- a CDS encoding THUMP domain-containing class I SAM-dependent RNA methyltransferase; this encodes MKTFKLMATAASGIEALVGKELRNLGIECEVENGRAIFHGDLTTIMTANLWLRTADRIKIIVGEFTATTFEELFEQTKALPWEDFLPMDAEFPVAGKSIKSTLFSVSDCQAITKKAIVSRLSEYYSRYGRLPETGAKFPLEVALLKDKVTITLDTTGPSLFKRGYRTEKGGAPLKENMAAAIIEVTNWRKDRPFYDPVCGSGTFCIEAALIGHNIAPGSNREFLMETWPWFDKQVAAEVRADAESKADYDIKLDIMGTDIDGRMIEIAKANAAEIGLGDSIVFKQMKLSDFTTTKECGVIVANPPYGERLGDEESVQRLYKETGQIYRPLKTWSKYILTSDLSFETHYGARATKKRKLYNGALRTDLFQYWGTRPPRKERAVNDTNNGN